The Hyphomonas sediminis genome contains a region encoding:
- a CDS encoding N-acetylmuramoyl-L-alanine amidase family protein, whose protein sequence is MNAYSAEGLGSGGVSVWTLNPGELVFELDRPMSVVRVLRLPPTGTETAHRVIIDLDTVSDARFASMAKRDVRRFAKAEADAGKAAEKAALQLAGASTSTRKVPLRGTKGHVVVIDAGHGGKDPGALAVNGGKEKDITLKAALDLRDLLEADGRYTVRLVRDTDVYVDHEDRVTRARNWNAELFISLHADAAGNSTVAGASVYTISARGEGRIDREASRNNWVIPIEDGTPQRLTGILSDLVKRETKTRSGEFAELLLPELEKAGPVLRNTHRSAGFYVLLAPDVPAVLLELGFLTNAEDARRLQSDRGREAAVQAVKRAIDSYFDRQDVRLASQ, encoded by the coding sequence TTGAACGCCTATTCTGCGGAAGGCCTCGGCAGCGGCGGTGTCAGCGTCTGGACGCTGAACCCCGGCGAACTGGTGTTCGAACTGGATCGGCCGATGTCCGTCGTGCGCGTCCTGCGCCTGCCGCCCACGGGAACTGAAACGGCCCACCGCGTCATCATCGATCTCGACACGGTGTCGGACGCCCGTTTCGCCAGCATGGCCAAGCGGGATGTGCGCCGTTTTGCCAAGGCCGAGGCCGATGCCGGCAAGGCTGCCGAAAAAGCTGCGCTCCAGCTTGCCGGCGCGTCCACCTCCACCCGTAAAGTTCCGCTCCGCGGCACGAAAGGCCATGTGGTGGTTATTGATGCCGGCCATGGCGGCAAGGATCCCGGCGCGCTCGCCGTCAATGGCGGCAAGGAAAAGGACATTACCCTCAAGGCGGCGCTGGACCTGCGCGACCTTCTGGAAGCCGATGGCCGCTATACTGTCCGCCTTGTGCGCGACACCGATGTCTATGTCGATCATGAGGATCGTGTGACCCGCGCCCGCAACTGGAATGCCGAGCTGTTCATCTCGCTGCATGCCGATGCGGCCGGCAACAGCACGGTCGCAGGCGCCTCGGTCTACACCATCTCGGCACGCGGCGAGGGGCGGATCGACCGGGAAGCCAGTCGCAACAACTGGGTCATCCCCATTGAAGATGGCACGCCCCAGCGCCTCACGGGCATCCTGTCAGACCTTGTGAAGCGCGAAACCAAGACACGTTCGGGCGAGTTTGCCGAGCTGCTGTTGCCCGAACTGGAAAAGGCAGGCCCCGTCCTGCGCAATACCCACCGCAGCGCGGGTTTTTATGTGCTGCTGGCGCCGGACGTGCCTGCCGTTCTGCTGGAGCTTGGCTTCCTGACGAATGCCGAGGACGCCCGGCGTCTCCAGTCGGACAGGGGGCGCGAGGCAGCCGTTCAGGCGGTCAAGCGGGCCATCGATTCCTATTTCGACCGGCAGGATGTGCGCCTCGCCTCTCAATAG
- a CDS encoding Rne/Rng family ribonuclease produces MSRLMLIDAAHPEETRVAIVNNGQVDDFDFEATGNEQLRGNIYLAKVTRVEPSLQAAFVEYGGNRHGFLAFSEIHPDYYQLPAEDREALLREAAEEAAAAIEDDDDGPYVPHGMSADMENGGNGGHTHAQDEDGEDDAEGDGDEEDGAEAAAGEDDAEDEDAGEEGEPKAAKPAAKPARRNSQKKTQRTPISKRYKIQEVIRRRQVMLVQVVKEERGNKGAALTTYLSLAGRYSVLMPNTPRGGGISRKIVNSADRKRLKSIVSELDVPDGQGLIVRTAGAKRTKAEIKRDYEYLSKLWEQIVEKTLSSEAPALINAEGGLVHRAMRDMFDKEIEEVWVQGDDAYREAKDLAKIIMPSQAKKVQQWRDEDPLYVAEAVENQLDSIYSPVVQLKSGGYLVINQTEALVAIDVNSGKATRERNIEQTALRTNLEAAEEACRQMRLRDLAGLIVIDFIDMEENKNNRAVEKRLKECLKVDRARVQHGRISQFGLMEISRQRRRQGVLQATSDPCPACNGTGRRRSIPSAALQLIRAIEARAATGGLRGIAVKAPTDVALYILNNKREALIGIERVAGFAISIHSSEDMLPGDFQIDAERDPNAKPKKRSTPRSLMKPTPPPSRDEDDEDFEDEDLIEADDEAGDEDDSAEASDADGGSEEKQGGGRRRRRRRRGGRNRGEQRETGLEVVDAEAPAIEVGEADADDEDEGDDDDEDGDEAGNDARAEDGDSPRKRRRRGRRGGRRRRRGGEGRDIPMVADGGALLDGLSVSAEVMLSEDEPSIGLPAPADVEAEAEAVEAAEAPPEADAPAAEVAEAAPAEAATEAESKPEEAEAPAPKPRSRRGRSKAAADEAPTAAPAETPAEEAPVVAVVEEAPPAPAVVEEPATEPEMAAAEAPAEAAPETPPAPAEPPAPKRNGWWSRGKK; encoded by the coding sequence ATGAGCAGACTGATGCTGATCGACGCCGCCCACCCCGAAGAAACGCGGGTGGCGATCGTCAACAACGGCCAGGTTGACGATTTCGACTTCGAGGCAACCGGCAACGAACAACTCCGCGGAAATATCTATCTCGCAAAAGTGACCCGGGTGGAGCCCTCGCTCCAGGCGGCCTTTGTCGAGTATGGTGGCAACCGCCATGGTTTCCTCGCCTTCAGCGAGATCCACCCCGATTATTACCAGCTGCCGGCCGAAGACCGCGAAGCCCTGCTGCGCGAAGCGGCCGAGGAAGCTGCTGCCGCCATCGAAGACGATGATGACGGCCCATATGTGCCCCATGGCATGAGCGCGGACATGGAAAATGGCGGCAATGGCGGCCACACCCATGCGCAGGACGAAGACGGCGAGGATGACGCCGAAGGTGACGGCGACGAGGAAGACGGCGCCGAAGCAGCTGCCGGCGAAGACGACGCCGAGGACGAAGACGCCGGCGAAGAAGGCGAGCCCAAAGCCGCCAAGCCCGCTGCCAAACCGGCCCGCCGCAACAGCCAGAAGAAAACCCAGCGCACGCCGATTTCCAAGCGTTACAAGATCCAGGAAGTGATCCGCCGCCGCCAGGTGATGCTGGTGCAGGTGGTCAAAGAGGAGCGCGGCAACAAGGGCGCCGCCCTGACGACCTATCTGTCGCTGGCCGGCCGCTACTCCGTCCTGATGCCAAACACCCCGCGCGGCGGCGGGATTTCCCGCAAGATCGTCAATTCGGCAGACCGCAAGCGCCTGAAATCCATCGTTTCGGAGCTGGATGTGCCCGATGGTCAGGGCCTCATCGTGCGCACGGCCGGCGCCAAGCGCACCAAGGCCGAGATCAAGCGCGACTATGAATACCTCTCGAAACTGTGGGAGCAGATTGTCGAGAAGACGCTCTCTTCGGAAGCCCCGGCGCTGATCAATGCTGAGGGTGGCCTCGTCCACCGGGCGATGCGGGACATGTTCGACAAGGAGATCGAGGAAGTCTGGGTTCAGGGCGATGACGCCTACCGCGAGGCGAAAGACCTCGCCAAGATCATCATGCCGAGCCAGGCCAAGAAGGTTCAGCAATGGCGCGACGAAGATCCGCTCTATGTGGCTGAAGCGGTCGAGAACCAGCTCGATTCCATCTATTCGCCGGTCGTTCAGCTGAAATCGGGCGGCTATCTGGTGATCAACCAGACCGAAGCCCTCGTAGCCATTGACGTGAACTCTGGCAAGGCGACCCGCGAGCGCAATATCGAGCAGACTGCCCTGCGCACCAATCTGGAAGCAGCTGAAGAAGCCTGCCGCCAGATGCGCCTGCGCGACCTGGCCGGCCTGATCGTGATCGACTTCATCGATATGGAGGAGAACAAGAACAACCGCGCGGTCGAGAAACGCCTGAAGGAATGCCTGAAGGTGGACCGCGCCCGCGTGCAGCATGGCCGCATCTCGCAATTCGGCCTGATGGAAATCTCGCGTCAGCGCCGCCGCCAAGGCGTGCTGCAGGCGACTTCCGATCCCTGCCCGGCCTGTAACGGCACGGGCCGCCGCCGCTCGATCCCATCGGCGGCGCTGCAACTGATCCGCGCCATCGAAGCGCGCGCTGCAACGGGCGGCCTGCGCGGCATCGCCGTGAAAGCGCCGACCGATGTGGCGCTCTACATCCTCAACAACAAGCGCGAAGCGCTGATCGGCATCGAGCGGGTGGCGGGCTTTGCCATTTCCATCCACTCTTCCGAGGACATGCTGCCGGGCGATTTCCAGATCGACGCCGAACGCGACCCGAACGCCAAGCCGAAGAAACGCTCCACACCGCGCTCGCTGATGAAACCGACGCCGCCGCCTTCGCGTGACGAAGACGACGAGGATTTCGAAGACGAAGACCTGATCGAGGCCGATGACGAAGCCGGCGATGAGGATGACAGCGCCGAAGCTTCCGATGCTGATGGCGGCAGCGAAGAAAAACAGGGTGGCGGCCGCCGCCGCCGCCGCCGCCGCAGAGGCGGACGCAATCGCGGCGAACAGCGCGAAACCGGGCTAGAAGTCGTGGATGCGGAAGCCCCGGCCATTGAGGTGGGTGAAGCAGACGCCGACGATGAAGACGAGGGCGACGACGACGACGAGGATGGCGACGAGGCCGGGAACGACGCCCGCGCCGAAGACGGCGACTCGCCGCGCAAACGCCGCCGCCGTGGCCGCCGGGGTGGGCGCCGCCGTCGCCGGGGTGGCGAGGGCCGCGATATCCCGATGGTGGCCGATGGCGGCGCGCTGCTGGATGGCCTGTCGGTCAGCGCTGAGGTGATGCTGTCGGAAGATGAGCCTTCGATTGGTCTGCCGGCACCGGCAGACGTCGAAGCGGAAGCGGAGGCTGTTGAGGCCGCCGAAGCGCCACCGGAAGCAGATGCTCCGGCTGCGGAGGTTGCCGAAGCAGCTCCTGCAGAGGCGGCAACTGAAGCTGAGTCCAAGCCGGAAGAAGCTGAAGCACCCGCACCGAAGCCGCGTTCGCGCCGTGGACGCTCCAAGGCTGCGGCAGACGAGGCACCTACTGCCGCGCCGGCTGAAACGCCGGCGGAAGAAGCCCCAGTCGTTGCAGTTGTTGAGGAGGCTCCGCCTGCTCCTGCCGTAGTCGAGGAGCCGGCGACGGAACCAGAAATGGCTGCAGCCGAAGCGCCCGCCGAAGCAGCACCGGAAACACCTCCTGCCCCGGCGGAGCCGCCGGCACCCAAGCGCAATGGCTGGTGGAGCCGCGGGAAGAAATAA
- a CDS encoding 3-hydroxyacyl-CoA dehydrogenase NAD-binding domain-containing protein — protein sequence MKLETFKFDIDADGIAHAIFDVPGRSMNTLTGKAVADIIAITQEVATNDAIKGLVISSGKETGFCAGADLGEMGDRAGSGGEQQKKSEAELKKEQFDAGFALNGTLRKLETCGKPVAVALNGLALGGGLEVALACHYRVAANDNPRIQFGLPEAKIGLLPGAGGTQRMPRLVGVQAALPLILQGESFNAEKAHAMGVVQELAPGAETVARAKAWVKANPKAKAPWDEKGFKVPGGVPHKSPGAGQVATFSNMMLSAKTYGNYPAQKNILSCVYEGIQVPIDAGLRIETRYFINTQQRPEAKAMIRSLFLSTQALSKGANRPAGFEKAEIKKVGVIGAGLMGAGIAYEQARAGIRTVLVDVKQEAADKGKQYSVRLVEKAVSRGKSTKEKGDALLSLITPTTDYKLLEDCDLVIEAVYEDMDLKHKVLTDVEAAVGENAIVGSNTSTLPITQLSTPLKRQDKFIGIHFFSPVERMGLVEIIMGKETSQETLAKTIDYVLKIRKTPIVVNDSRGFYTSRCFGTYTQEGLEMVSEGIKPAIIENVGRQSGMPMGPLEVSDSVGLDTALKVGRATAKATGFDYNEAPLGRLMAWVVEDKGRVGRKAGKGFYDYNEQGKPDRLWPGLNEQVEIKVDECPPALKKELTNRLLIRQAIEVARCFEEGVITDARDGDIGSILAWGFAPYTGGCVSYMDLIWGVPAFVAEADRLADKYGERFRPGKLLREMAEKGESFYGRFPPAGEKKAAA from the coding sequence ATGAAACTTGAAACTTTCAAATTCGACATCGATGCCGACGGCATCGCCCACGCGATCTTCGACGTGCCCGGCCGCAGCATGAATACGCTCACCGGCAAGGCCGTGGCGGACATCATCGCGATCACCCAGGAAGTGGCGACGAATGACGCCATCAAGGGCCTGGTCATTTCGTCGGGCAAGGAAACCGGCTTCTGCGCCGGGGCAGACCTTGGCGAGATGGGCGACCGCGCCGGCAGCGGCGGCGAGCAACAGAAAAAGTCTGAAGCCGAGCTGAAGAAAGAACAGTTCGATGCGGGCTTTGCCCTCAACGGCACGCTGCGCAAGCTCGAAACCTGCGGCAAGCCGGTCGCCGTTGCGCTCAACGGCCTCGCCCTTGGCGGCGGTCTCGAAGTGGCGCTTGCCTGTCATTACCGCGTTGCGGCCAATGACAATCCGCGCATCCAGTTCGGCCTGCCGGAAGCCAAGATTGGCCTCCTGCCGGGCGCTGGCGGCACGCAGCGCATGCCGCGCCTCGTCGGCGTTCAGGCCGCACTCCCGCTGATCCTGCAGGGCGAAAGCTTCAATGCAGAGAAAGCCCACGCCATGGGCGTCGTTCAGGAGCTTGCTCCGGGTGCGGAAACAGTTGCTCGTGCCAAGGCATGGGTGAAGGCCAATCCAAAGGCGAAAGCGCCGTGGGATGAGAAGGGCTTCAAGGTGCCGGGCGGCGTGCCGCACAAATCGCCGGGCGCTGGCCAGGTGGCCACATTCTCGAACATGATGCTGTCGGCCAAAACGTATGGAAACTATCCGGCCCAGAAGAATATCCTCTCCTGCGTCTATGAGGGCATTCAGGTGCCGATCGATGCCGGCCTGCGCATTGAAACGCGCTACTTCATCAACACGCAGCAGCGCCCCGAAGCCAAGGCGATGATCCGTTCGCTGTTCCTTTCCACGCAGGCCCTGTCGAAAGGTGCAAATCGTCCGGCAGGCTTCGAGAAGGCGGAGATCAAGAAAGTCGGCGTCATCGGCGCTGGCCTGATGGGCGCTGGCATCGCCTATGAACAGGCACGCGCAGGCATCCGCACCGTGCTCGTCGATGTGAAGCAGGAAGCGGCCGACAAGGGCAAGCAATACTCCGTCCGCCTCGTCGAGAAGGCCGTTTCCCGTGGCAAGAGCACGAAAGAGAAGGGCGATGCGCTTCTCTCGCTCATCACGCCGACCACGGATTATAAGCTCCTGGAAGATTGCGATCTGGTGATCGAGGCTGTCTATGAGGACATGGACCTCAAGCACAAGGTGCTGACCGATGTTGAGGCCGCAGTAGGCGAGAACGCCATCGTCGGCTCCAATACCTCGACCCTGCCGATCACCCAGCTCTCCACTCCGTTGAAGCGTCAGGACAAGTTCATCGGCATCCACTTCTTCTCGCCGGTCGAGCGGATGGGGCTTGTCGAGATCATCATGGGTAAGGAAACCAGCCAGGAAACCCTCGCCAAGACGATCGACTATGTCCTGAAAATCCGGAAGACGCCGATTGTCGTCAATGACAGCCGCGGCTTCTACACCTCGCGCTGCTTTGGCACCTACACCCAGGAAGGCCTGGAAATGGTGTCGGAAGGCATCAAGCCGGCGATCATTGAGAATGTCGGCCGTCAGTCCGGCATGCCGATGGGCCCACTCGAAGTGTCCGACTCCGTTGGTCTCGACACGGCGCTCAAAGTCGGCCGCGCAACCGCCAAGGCCACCGGCTTCGATTACAACGAAGCCCCACTTGGCCGCCTCATGGCCTGGGTTGTCGAAGACAAGGGCCGCGTTGGCCGCAAGGCCGGCAAGGGCTTCTACGACTATAACGAACAGGGAAAGCCGGATCGCCTCTGGCCGGGCCTGAACGAGCAAGTCGAGATCAAGGTCGACGAGTGCCCGCCCGCCCTGAAGAAAGAGCTGACCAACCGTCTCCTGATCCGTCAGGCGATCGAAGTGGCCCGCTGCTTTGAGGAAGGCGTGATCACCGATGCGCGCGATGGCGACATCGGCTCGATCCTCGCCTGGGGCTTTGCGCCCTATACCGGCGGCTGCGTCAGCTACATGGATCTGATCTGGGGCGTGCCCGCCTTTGTTGCCGAGGCAGACCGCCTCGCCGACAAATACGGCGAGCGCTTCCGCCCCGGTAAACTGCTGCGCGAAATGGCCGAAAAAGGCGAAAGCTTCTACGGACGCTTCCCGCCCGCGGGCGAAAAGAAAGCTGCCGCCTGA
- a CDS encoding acetyl-CoA C-acetyltransferase, producing MPEAYIYDAVRTPRGKGKSSGALHEITSLSLATQVLQAIRDRNDLDTSKVDDVVLGCVSPVGEQGADIARVAVLNADYAETTAGVQVDRFCASGLEACNMAAAKVIAGEADFAIGGGVESMSRVPMGASGGAWSADPQIALKSYFTPQGIGADTIATKYGFSRDDVDAFALESQKRAAQAWKEGRFSKSIVPVKDQMGGIRLAHDEHMRPDTTMQSLAALDPSFAGMGAMGFDEVIKQRYPELEKINHVHHAGNSSGIVDGASAVLFGSKEMGEALGLKPRAKVRAMASIGSEPGIMLTGPTYVTQKVLKKAGMNVGDIDIYELNEAFASVVMLMMKLLEIPHEKMNVNGGAIAMGHPLGATGGMILGTVLDELERSDKETGLITLCVGAGMGTATIIERV from the coding sequence ATGCCCGAAGCCTATATCTACGACGCCGTGCGTACACCCCGCGGCAAAGGCAAATCCTCCGGCGCGCTGCACGAGATCACCTCGCTCAGCCTTGCCACACAGGTCCTCCAGGCCATCCGTGACCGGAATGACCTCGACACGTCCAAGGTTGACGATGTTGTCCTCGGCTGCGTCTCTCCGGTGGGAGAGCAGGGGGCTGATATCGCGCGCGTTGCCGTTCTGAACGCGGACTATGCCGAAACCACCGCGGGCGTGCAGGTTGACCGTTTCTGCGCGTCGGGCCTCGAAGCCTGCAACATGGCGGCGGCAAAAGTCATTGCCGGCGAAGCCGACTTTGCCATTGGCGGCGGCGTTGAATCGATGAGCCGCGTGCCCATGGGCGCGTCAGGCGGCGCGTGGTCGGCTGATCCGCAGATTGCGCTCAAATCCTACTTCACGCCCCAGGGCATCGGCGCCGACACCATCGCCACGAAATACGGCTTCAGCCGGGATGACGTGGACGCTTTCGCCCTCGAAAGCCAAAAGCGCGCCGCCCAAGCCTGGAAGGAGGGCCGCTTCTCCAAATCCATCGTTCCGGTCAAGGATCAGATGGGCGGCATCCGCCTTGCCCATGACGAGCACATGCGCCCGGACACAACCATGCAATCGCTTGCCGCGCTGGACCCGTCCTTCGCCGGCATGGGCGCGATGGGCTTCGATGAAGTCATCAAGCAGCGCTATCCGGAGCTTGAGAAGATCAACCACGTTCACCACGCCGGCAACTCCTCGGGCATCGTGGATGGCGCGTCCGCCGTTCTCTTCGGCTCGAAGGAAATGGGCGAAGCGCTTGGCCTGAAGCCGCGCGCAAAGGTCCGCGCCATGGCCTCCATCGGTTCGGAGCCGGGCATCATGCTCACCGGCCCGACCTATGTGACGCAGAAGGTGCTGAAGAAAGCCGGCATGAATGTTGGCGACATCGACATCTACGAACTCAACGAAGCCTTCGCGTCTGTCGTCATGCTGATGATGAAGCTGCTCGAAATTCCGCACGAGAAGATGAACGTCAATGGCGGCGCCATTGCGATGGGCCACCCGCTGGGCGCAACCGGCGGCATGATCCTCGGCACGGTTCTGGACGAGCTTGAGCGCTCCGACAAGGAAACCGGCCTCATCACCCTCTGTGTTGGCGCCGGCATGGGCACGGCCACCATCATCGAGCGCGTCTGA
- a CDS encoding PaaI family thioesterase, whose protein sequence is MPDRHLLREVFPTPARSSVSLGFEIIELDAKAMTTRVRFNGSPEFTNPAGYIQGGYLVAMMDDAIGMLTTIKAGTSKYPSTVDLHTHFLRPVRVGPIEVAARLRNVGRAMVFAEADLFDSRGKEAARATASLTLNPAKAPAQTPRS, encoded by the coding sequence ATGCCAGACAGGCACTTGCTCCGCGAAGTCTTCCCAACGCCCGCGCGCAGCTCGGTGTCCCTTGGCTTTGAGATCATTGAGCTGGACGCCAAGGCGATGACCACGCGCGTCCGGTTCAATGGCAGCCCGGAATTCACAAATCCCGCCGGCTATATCCAGGGCGGCTATCTCGTTGCCATGATGGATGATGCCATCGGCATGCTGACGACCATCAAGGCCGGCACGTCAAAATACCCTTCCACGGTGGACTTGCACACGCATTTCCTCCGCCCCGTCCGCGTTGGCCCCATCGAGGTGGCCGCGCGGCTTCGCAATGTCGGCCGGGCGATGGTTTTCGCCGAGGCCGACCTTTTCGACTCCCGCGGCAAGGAAGCCGCGAGGGCCACTGCCTCGCTCACGCTCAACCCGGCCAAAGCACCGGCCCAAACCCCAAGATCCTGA
- a CDS encoding acyl-CoA dehydrogenase family protein — protein sequence MHESPLNVPKANWRQDEELEIFADAVGQFFEKECAPHVAEWRKAGIVPREIWTKAGEMGLLGASVPEEYGGAGGDFRHEAIIIEQQQWKGIDGFGITLHNAIIAPYITAYGTEEQKQRWLPKICTGELVTAIAMTEPGAGSDLQGMKTTAKKDGDSYILNGSKTFISNGQTADLILVCAKTDPTKGAKGISIVVVEADKAEGFRRGRNLDKVGQHAADTSELFFDEVRVPAENLLGGEEGKGFIQLMQKLPQERHVIGLQGVGMIERAIHETVAYVKGRKAFGQTIFDFQNTQFKLAEAKTEATVAKVFADHCTELLLKGELDASTASMSKYWVSDLQCKIIDECLQLHGGFGYMDEYPIAQMYADARVQRIYGGANEVMKMLIARTM from the coding sequence ATGCATGAGAGCCCGCTGAACGTCCCGAAAGCCAACTGGCGTCAGGACGAAGAGCTCGAGATTTTCGCTGATGCCGTGGGCCAGTTCTTCGAGAAGGAATGCGCCCCGCATGTCGCCGAATGGCGCAAGGCCGGCATCGTTCCGCGCGAGATCTGGACCAAGGCCGGCGAAATGGGCCTGCTCGGCGCTTCGGTTCCCGAGGAATACGGCGGCGCGGGCGGCGATTTCCGCCATGAGGCCATCATCATCGAGCAGCAGCAGTGGAAGGGTATCGACGGCTTCGGCATCACCCTGCACAACGCCATCATCGCCCCCTACATCACCGCCTATGGCACCGAAGAGCAGAAGCAGCGCTGGTTGCCGAAAATCTGCACCGGCGAACTCGTCACCGCCATCGCGATGACCGAGCCGGGCGCAGGCTCCGACCTTCAGGGCATGAAAACGACCGCGAAGAAGGATGGCGACAGCTACATCCTCAACGGCTCGAAAACCTTCATTTCCAACGGCCAGACCGCAGACCTGATCCTCGTCTGCGCCAAGACCGATCCGACCAAGGGCGCCAAGGGCATCTCCATCGTTGTTGTCGAAGCCGACAAGGCCGAAGGTTTCCGCCGTGGCCGCAACCTCGACAAGGTCGGCCAGCACGCAGCCGACACGTCTGAACTCTTCTTCGATGAAGTCCGCGTTCCTGCAGAAAACCTGCTCGGCGGGGAAGAAGGGAAGGGCTTCATCCAGCTCATGCAGAAACTGCCGCAGGAGCGTCATGTCATCGGCCTTCAGGGCGTCGGCATGATCGAGCGCGCAATCCATGAGACGGTGGCCTATGTCAAAGGCCGCAAGGCGTTCGGCCAGACCATCTTCGATTTCCAGAACACCCAGTTCAAGCTCGCCGAAGCCAAGACCGAGGCGACTGTCGCAAAAGTGTTCGCAGATCACTGTACGGAGCTTCTCCTGAAGGGAGAGCTCGATGCGTCCACCGCCTCGATGTCGAAATACTGGGTGTCGGATCTGCAATGCAAGATTATCGACGAGTGCCTGCAACTGCATGGCGGCTTCGGCTATATGGATGAATATCCCATCGCCCAGATGTATGCCGACGCCCGCGTCCAGCGCATCTATGGCGGCGCCAACGAAGTGATGAAAATGCTGATCGCGAGGACGATGTAG
- a CDS encoding acyl-CoA dehydrogenase C-terminal domain-containing protein produces the protein MPRYDAPVRDMQFVLHEVLQLQNHANLPGFADATPETIDQILDEGAKFAKNVLFPLNAVGDKQGCKRNADASVKTPDGFPDAYKQLVENGWPLLATDPEMGGQGLPHVVNIAWTEMVSASNMAFGMYPGLTHGAFQALMAGGSDELKAKYGPKMASAEWAGTMNLTEPHCGTDLGLIKTKAVPQPDGTYKITGQKIWISGGEQDLTENVIHLVLARIEGGPEGIKGISLFLVPKFLVNEDGSLGERNPVFCGGLEEKMGIHGNATCVMNHDGATGWLVGEEHKGMRTMFVMMNEARLGVGLQGLSQAELAYQNSLDFAKDRVQGRSLTGAQAPEKPADPIIVHPDVRRMLLEQKAFIEGARAFAYWMAFQGDLQHKSPDEKVREKAGDYMALLTPVVKAYLTHKGYESANLGLQIHGGSGFTREWGLEQVVRDCRITLIYEGTNGVQALDLVGRKLGANGGRAVFSFFGEMDEFIAENEKMEGLEPYIEGLKTVRAQLQDGTMWLMQNGMSDFNNAGASSHDYLHLMGLTALAYMWARMAKLSLEKKDAGDPFYTAKLATGRYFVERMLPDAAAHLAKVKTGAGAMMALEAAEF, from the coding sequence ATGCCCCGTTATGACGCCCCCGTCCGCGACATGCAGTTCGTGCTTCATGAAGTGCTGCAGCTGCAGAACCATGCGAACCTTCCCGGCTTTGCCGATGCGACGCCAGAAACGATCGACCAGATCCTCGATGAAGGCGCGAAATTCGCCAAGAACGTCCTGTTCCCGCTGAACGCCGTGGGCGACAAGCAAGGCTGCAAGCGCAATGCCGATGCGAGCGTGAAGACCCCTGACGGTTTCCCCGATGCCTACAAACAGCTGGTCGAGAATGGCTGGCCGCTGCTGGCGACCGATCCGGAAATGGGCGGGCAGGGGCTTCCCCATGTCGTCAATATTGCCTGGACTGAGATGGTCTCGGCCTCGAACATGGCGTTCGGCATGTATCCGGGCCTCACGCACGGCGCCTTCCAGGCACTGATGGCCGGCGGCTCGGACGAGCTGAAAGCCAAGTACGGCCCCAAGATGGCCTCTGCCGAATGGGCCGGCACGATGAACCTGACCGAGCCCCATTGCGGCACGGACCTCGGCCTCATCAAGACCAAAGCCGTCCCGCAGCCAGACGGCACCTACAAGATCACCGGCCAGAAGATCTGGATTTCCGGCGGCGAGCAGGACCTCACCGAAAACGTGATTCACCTTGTCCTTGCCCGTATCGAGGGCGGCCCGGAAGGCATCAAGGGCATCTCGCTCTTCCTGGTGCCGAAGTTCCTGGTCAACGAGGATGGCAGCCTCGGCGAGCGCAACCCGGTCTTCTGCGGCGGCCTTGAAGAGAAGATGGGCATCCACGGCAACGCGACCTGCGTGATGAACCATGACGGCGCCACCGGCTGGCTGGTCGGGGAAGAACACAAGGGCATGCGCACCATGTTCGTGATGATGAACGAAGCGCGCCTTGGCGTCGGTCTGCAGGGCCTGTCGCAGGCAGAGCTCGCCTATCAGAACTCGCTCGACTTCGCCAAAGACCGCGTCCAGGGCCGCTCGCTGACCGGCGCGCAGGCTCCGGAAAAACCTGCCGACCCGATCATCGTCCATCCGGATGTGCGCCGCATGCTGCTGGAGCAGAAGGCGTTCATTGAGGGCGCCCGCGCCTTCGCCTACTGGATGGCCTTCCAGGGGGACCTGCAACACAAATCGCCGGACGAAAAAGTGCGCGAGAAGGCAGGGGACTATATGGCCCTGCTGACACCGGTGGTGAAAGCCTATCTCACCCATAAGGGCTATGAGAGTGCAAACCTTGGCCTGCAGATCCATGGCGGCTCGGGCTTCACGCGCGAATGGGGCCTGGAGCAGGTCGTCCGCGATTGCCGCATCACCCTCATCTATGAAGGCACGAACGGCGTTCAGGCGCTCGATCTCGTCGGCCGCAAGCTCGGCGCCAATGGCGGCCGCGCTGTCTTCTCCTTCTTCGGCGAGATGGACGAGTTCATCGCCGAGAACGAAAAGATGGAAGGTCTCGAGCCCTATATCGAGGGCCTGAAAACCGTTCGCGCCCAGCTGCAGGATGGCACAATGTGGCTGATGCAAAACGGCATGAGCGACTTCAACAATGCCGGCGCCTCCAGCCATGACTACCTGCACCTGATGGGCCTCACGGCGCTCGCCTATATGTGGGCACGCATGGCAAAACTCTCGCTGGAGAAGAAGGACGCGGGCGACCCGTTCTACACCGCCAAGCTTGCCACCGGCCGCTATTTTGTCGAGCGGATGCTGCCCGATGCGGCCGCCCACCTCGCCAAGGTGAAGACCGGCGCTGGCGCCATGATGGCGCTGGAAGCAGCCGAGTTCTGA